TATGCATATGCGCTTTTCTTTTAGGGTGCTAATATCCATATAACGCGCGGGGGGATTTACGTGGAGACGgtagcaaaagggggggtagTAAAAGGGAGAgtagcaaaagggggggtagCAAATGGAAGAgtagcaaaagggggggtagcaaaagggagagtagcaaaagggagagtGGCAAAAGGGAGGGTAGCAAAACGAATGGCTTCTAAACCAATGGCATCAAAACACGCGCGCTGGTCCTTCCACGTATGTTCATATGTACTCGCATGTACACGCGTGCATTGCATAGGAACGTGCACAGCAAACAGTCATGTGACTAATACACAACAAGTACATACGCGAATGTCCTCACTAGGAATAAAAGCAACGTTCACGAGCAACCAACTAGTATAGATTATGTACCTATGAGTGCAATCAAcatggaattaaaaaagcagCTAAACGTTACTTTCAACGCGATGGTAATTTTgcagaatttattttttaataacatcgCGGAGTTGCTTTGCAAAGTAAAAAACTGAAAtgattaaataaaaaaaaaaaaaaattacttatttACGAAAATGGCAATTGTGATAGCAGCACTCGAGAACTGTTCTGATGCAGATTCACATGAATCACAAAAGTTGCTTCATAAAAGGTACGCACGTCAATTGCTACAACTATTAATTAGAATTTAAGCGCGGCATGAAAGTTGCGGCTGGCGTGTGAGCTTTGCGCGCAAGTAGAGATTATAAACGCGTATAGAATATCTACGCTTATATACGCGTACATAATGTACAGTTGAAcgagttatatatattttttgttgaacCTGTTTTGCGCGTTTGCCCCCTCTGTGCAGTTCCCTTCCTTCTCTTTCTAAACTGCTCCTATCTctgttatgttatgttatgttacgttacgttatgttatgttatgttatgctatgctatgctatgctatgtttttttttttttttttcttcgccaAATAGTACTAAGGGGCACTTTCTTGATATGTGTTTCTCATCACTGTAAATGCGCATGAAATGAGTGCTGCTCGAGCCTATTTTGTCATTCcttaatgtcatttttttgtggccaCTTTGCTATTCCCTCGCGAGATGTACAAACACAAACTGAAAAGTGTATAGGATGAGGAATCCCCATTTGTTCTGTTGCACAGCAGAGCAAATATGGTTAcaaccattttttcttttttcttttttcttttttcttttttcttttttcttttttcctttttttttttttttttttgctcccgcgtaaacacaaaaaaaagaaggattcatctaaaaaaaaaaaaataaatgtgaattttttgcctcctcaGTTATTCtacattgtaaaaaaaataataaacgaAAAGAgccaaaagaacaaaaaggaaaaaaaagaagtttgtTCTCTCCTCATGTgtataggaaaaaaaccaCCTTAATCGCTAACATGGTATGTGGTGCCCCTCTTGGTAACATGTTTCCTATTTGCGCTCTTTTTCGTGCTTCGTTCTGGGGGGTTGCCCGGGATTTTTCGCCTCTATGTTTTTTGCTCCTTCCGTTGtgcctcttccttttttttgcgcgtcctctgtcattttttcttacagGTTCTTCCTTTTATACAGCCTTCtcattctccttcttctttttttttttttttacttcttcaaTGGGCCATTTTTGCGTGTTTGCGCAGTTGAAAAGTGGTGGcaatacacataaaaaaaaagtggtaattttttttggtgtttttACGACAAAGTGTGTATAAGTATAAAGTTCCAACCTTCGCGAGTAGCTTCAAGAAAGCGGAAACGaagggaatattttttcttgcagGAAACACTAACGATTGCAATATTTGCCATTTGGGTTTGGCTAATATGCACGTGTTGCCTTTTTTACGACTTGGCAAAAAGGATTTATGTTTCGTGTCATGCCAAACTGTTCATGAAAAGAATGGCGCTTAAAAGGGTGGCTGAGGATCATGAGCTACAGAAAAGGACGGCCACAAAacatgcataaaaaaaaaggcacacatTTTTCGCTTTACAAAAGGGATACACCGTCACACACCATTTAGCATTAACCGGAAAGAGTGTCATGTGAAAATTAAACCAAAACAGAACTGTGCGTAGCTACGCAAAGGATGCACATTTTGacgtgcgttttttttttttcgcattttttatgccctcTTCAAAACCAACAAACAAACTCTCTATACACTCATgcatgaaaaaggaaatgtgaaaaatggtgaacaaattgggaaaattcaaatggaaagaaaaaaattgaaagaaggaaaagaggGAGAAATTCCCTTAACGAATATTTATACCCATTTTGCGcttttcacacaaaaaaaaaaaaaaaaaaaaaaaaaatttgcttcaACAAACAAAACAGTTACACCCACGTGAACACTTCAAGTAGAGTGTCCCttttgaagcaaaaaaaaaatttcaaaattgtggCCTCCAAATTGTAGCATCAATTTGTCCGCAATCTTTTTAAGAGCTCCCCTCCATTTAACAGTTTACGCTCCTacgcaaatttttaatttctttgcAATGATGCATAGGCATGTGAGCAGAGCTGCTCACGAATGGTTAATCGTATTTTGCGTGAATAAACgcatccccccccctttgaaTAACTTAACAGCTTAATGACAttctccccccctgttgCGATAACCGCATCGTGATTGCACAAATAAGTGGCCCCCTCTGCTACGCaatgtgtataattttttcccatggacacaaaaaggggagtgtaaaaatagggaaaagTACATTTGGACGTACCACtaaatttccccccccccccagaaaaaaaaaaaaaaaaaagtcaaacaAAGCTGAAGAACAAGTTTGTACACAGAGCAAAATAACATTTAAAAAGACAAgatcctcccccccaaaaaaaaaaaaaaaaaatcgtaggTACCACCCCGTCATAATGACTGCTCCCACTTTAAAGGCAGAAGAAGGGGATGATGAGGACGatttaaggaaaaagaaaaataaccattttttttttttctccaaaagtgaaaaaaatgtgagtgCGAAGAAAATCcccaaaagtaaaaatgaggTAGACGACATCAACTTTTACGAAGAAGAACCATACTTAGATGATAAAGTTAATGACGTGGATTACATCATTTTGATAATCCATGGAATAGGATCTAATGAAGAGATCATCATTAATCAGTGTGAAGATCTCAAAAATAgtttcaaaattgtaaaaaaaatgtggtttTTTGATTATCCTTTTAATATCCATTTCCACATATTCAACTGGAAGAAGTACATAATAGACGCACAGATTCAGTAATGCTTCATAGCGGCAACATTTCtgcacccccccctttgtaTCTTTAGCTTGTCCACTTTCCGCCTATTCATCGCTGTCCCATTTTGTCTCTTCACGtgaaaagcaaaaggggcACTTGTGCGAGTTGTCACAGATGAGTTtctgctttgttttttttttttttgcgcttctCTTCATCACCTCTGCATTATCTCACTTTTTTCCCACACCGCAGCGTCTTCAACCGGATAAACATCAACACCATGGCGGAGACCCGAAAAATAGTGAACCTCTCAGCGGGGGACATCATATGCTTCCTACACCCAAGATATGGAGATTATATAATGTCAAATCTGTACAATGATATAAACAAGGCACTAGAGTCTTTAAagaatgtaatttttaaaatgagagATTGGGCAAACGTGTGAACTATTTGTGGTGTTACACTACGAGGGGTTTCTTTCGAGAGTACTTTGCACGTTATGTCACTGCATGATATAACACTACGGAGTAGCACATGAGACGGCAGTGCCCTCCTGCATAAGTCATGATAATACCACTTCGTGTGTACACACTCACCCTGCGCAGGATCCAAGCGGAAGGTTCAAAAATTCGAAGGTCTGCCTGTTGGGATACTCCCTCGGGAGCGCTATGGCGTACGAAATTTTACATAATGTCAAAGTAAGAATCAGTGACAGCGACCTAAAGTACCACCTGAAAAGTAAAATTGACTACTTCTTCATGTTGGGAAGCCCCCTTAGTGCATTACTATCATTGTACAAACCAGATTACATAAACGAGGGGTTAAGGTTAATCGAGGGGATCAAATTTTACAACCTTTTTCATGGGTTTGATCCCGTTGCATTCAGAATAGAACCGCTCATATATCCCAAAATAAAGAACATCCCAGAACCCGTTTTGATAAATTACTGGAGAAATAATGGAGCTAGATACTGGTTTGAGTgggataaaaatatgcaaaatgcaaaaatagcTATTGTccaaaatttaaatgattttACATCTGCCATCACGAATGGGTTCTACAAATTTATCGGCAAATCTGAATcgaatgaagaagaacaaggTACGTTGAATAAAAACCTCTGCTACAACAAATGCGAAAGTAAAGACATAAATATGTTCCTCTCCAAAGTGAAGGAAAACCAAAGAAAAATGgctttacaaaaaagaaaaatggagagaaaaatggagggaaaaatggagggaaaaatggagggaaaaatggggagaaaaatggggagaaaaatggaaagaaaaacggaACGTTTAAAGGCGTAAAGGATAAACCACCATCTTATGCTAATATaactgaagaaaaatacgAAACCAAGCtttaccaaaatgggaacaactCGAGTGAATTTCAGAGTGATGATTATTTATCAGCAGATAATTCAAGCTATGTCGACAGCACCAAAAGCGTTTGTGCGTCACAAGATTCAAATAGCgaactttctttttttgaccAAAATTTTAGTGACAATTCGGGGGAAGACTCACCACGGGGGAAGAAACCACCACCCACCGAGGAGGaagtcacaaaaaagggaaacaccTTCTCCTCCTACAGTGATGCCGGTGCACCACACACGAGTAACAAACAGGATAGAACAAATTCAAATCAGAAGGTTAACTCCAATCAGGTAGACGAACTTCCCCTCCGGTACGACTATCAGCTGCAAGAATTCATTATGGAACATTATATCTACCCTCTAGCGGTTGCAAAATCACActttaattatttcataataaaggacatttcatttttcatacTTAAGGAGCTACTAAACAGGACGGTAACCCTAAGCTATGAGGATTACCTGACTCAAATAGAACAAGAATATAACAACAAGTCGCTAAACGAACAAGATCATGCTAAAAAGGAACGGTACTTGAAGATATCCTTCAAGGCGAGCAAATCGCTTGACGAGTTTCGTAGGTATGAGAAGAATGTACAAGCCATGTCGGATCCGTTtaacatgaaaaattttaaaaatctcATTTGAATATCGAACAAAGTAGTGAGGGTGTGGAGGACCCTACCCTATTTTTTCGCTCTGTtgtccattttattttccacccCCTCCACGAcacttctttcccttttgtgaaGTCAGTTCGTTTATGCGCTCAGCTTTAACAGCACATTTGGCTCCACTTTTAATAACTTATCCTTACccccataaaaaaatgggaagtttCTATTCCGAATAGGAGAGCTTTTCCATATGCTTGATTTTAAACGCACGATAGGAGTGTCCCTGCCCATGTGCACTTTCCCATGCTGGGGATATATTTACCCCCTACGAGGGTACATCTATGGAATACTCATAATAGGAAGTTTCACACGTGGCCTTCACCACTTGGTAACTTtcggaatggaaaaaagaaaaaaaaaaaaaaaaattagtctTTGCTTTGAATCTTTTCGGGGATACGAAggtagatatatatatgccttTCGAGGGGGGGATCCTCCAATCAGGAAAAAATCTCTCCGTTTATGCGCGTCCCTCTGTCTCTGTATGTGTATAATcacatattatatttcacCCCATcaagtttttccttttgcccATATGGGAACAAAACAACGTTTCGAAAAATTATCAGCACTTAGCAACACGCAATTTTCGTCCTGCCAATGCCAAGGGGGGTATGGGGCATCATAcattgccccctttttttttattcctctgCTTCCAattagcaaaatgaaaaactgtCCACTCATTACGCATGCGAGGAATGTTTAACGTTTACATGCCACGagcgcagtttttttttttttttttccatccttttGTAAAGCGCATTAGCTGTGGGGCAACCTTCATTCGACAAAAGTGATAAGCGAGCTTGGCAACTTGATTTTGTATGTGCCTGCTGCctgtttgcaattttttttttttttctcaagtTTGCTATTCGTAAAGGTAAAGTTGtaggtgatttttttttttttttttttttttttctcaccattttgaaggctcccattttgtgctgCACGCTCCGACTGCAttttttgacaatttttttttaattttccgtTTGAATGCAACAATGTAGAAGCAAAATAGAGGCCCggtaaaagggaagaaaaaaaaaaaaaaaaaaccacataCTACATTTTAAGAATTATCATTGAGAGaggcaaaaaggagatgaTCCCTACTGCGACTTTATCCTTTTGAAGGAAGAAGGgccccttttcttcctcagtTTTCCGGATTGGTCAAACTGGCCCAACTGGCCGATTTGCCCCTATTTTCCCAACTGGCCGATTTGCCCCTATTTTCCCAACTGGGCCTATTTGCCCTATTTTCCGAACTGGGCCTATTTGCCCATTCGATTGAACGATTTGATGCGACCAGCTTTCCCATCCCGGTCGCCGCCACCCCATTTGACGCGCACCCAAAATGCTATCCACAACAATACGGAACAGAATACACAAAATAATCTCGGGCAACAAGCTCATCCttgaaaatgaagataaccAAACCAACCTGAAAAACGTTGTTAACAACTGCACGCTGATAGAGAATGCCCTGCGTAAAGAATTCTTGGAGTACAGACGCCTCCCCAGGAACAAACTAAACGCCCTCATTATCGACGTTTTGAAGAAAACGTTTGAAGGGGATGGCGTCTCCAAGGGGGGAGGTATTTCTGGGAAGGGGTCCCAGGGAAGTTGCGGGGCGGGCAAGCAGCACGGTCAGCACGGCCATAGGGACCATCACGACCATAGCGACCATAACGACCATAGTGACCATCACGACCATAGGGACCATCACGACCATAGCGACCATAACGACCATAGTGACCATCACGGTGATGAGTGGCAGCCCGGCGAGCCAGACGAAGGGCTGTTGCCCaccaagggaaaaaaaaaacgggatgAACAACTGTCCAAAGATGGAAGTAAAATAGTCAAAGGTGCCttattaaaaatgggagagagcaggaaaaaggaaagagtgaaagaaaaaaaaaatacagactTCAGCACAGCAAAGGATAAGGGGAATTCCCAAAAGGACATCGTGAAGGAACAAAGCTACGCAGCACATAATCTCCTCAAGGACGTTCAAAAAAACATCGAAGCAGATACCAATTTAGCGAACtataaaggaataaaaaatatcaaaaaggaCATTTTTTACAGCATAATTTACCCACATAAATTTAGGGAGGGTAATTTCAGCACAATTGTTAATATTAGCGGAATCAGTGGATCAGGAAAAACCACATTATCGTATGCCATAGCTGGAGAATGTgagtgtccatttttttacctcaaGTTGCcagaatatataaaatatatctccaatgatagtaaaaataataagttaaaattaatttttgagCAAATAAAGAACGAGTATAATGAGGCTATCCTGTGCATAGACGATATAGATGTTATCCTTTCATCCAAAGATGATTCAACAGATCTGTATCTCTTCACGTATCTGCTGAGCCTCTTTGACAACTCTAACGTTATTGTACTTTTACTAAGTGTGAGCAAACCGTATGACAGTGTActgtatacaaaaattaaaaaatttatctcCATACCTATCCCTACGTATGAAGATCGAGTGGAAATTCTCGAATTCATGGCGGAAGAGTTTTCCCTCACATTTGATGCGAAATATGCTGCAGCTTTAACATATGGCTTTCATCGGGGCCACCTCTACGATATTGCAAACGAGTCGATGaatttgtgcatatatgaCCAAGTGCATGGGGGAGGTTTGGCCGGGATAAGGAGCGAGATGGACGTAGCCTCCACAGAGAGGGACTCCATTGAGAAGCCCAAATTGGAGGTACTACCTCCGG
This genomic stretch from Plasmodium cynomolgi strain B DNA, chromosome 14, whole genome shotgun sequence harbors:
- a CDS encoding phospholipase DDHD1 (putative) produces the protein MTAPTLKAEEGDDEDDLRKKKNNHFFFFSKSEKNVSAKKIPKSKNEVDDINFYEEEPYLDDKVNDVDYIILIIHGIGSNEEIIINQCEDLKNSFKIVKKMWFFDYPFNIHFHIFNWKKYIIDAQIHVFNRININTMAETRKIVNLSAGDIICFLHPRYGDYIMSNLYNDINKALESLKNVIFKMRDWANDPSGRFKNSKVCLLGYSLGSAMAYEILHNVKVRISDSDLKYHLKSKIDYFFMLGSPLSALLSLYKPDYINEGLRLIEGIKFYNLFHGFDPVAFRIEPLIYPKIKNIPEPVLINYWRNNGARYWFEWDKNMQNAKIAIVQNLNDFTSAITNGFYKFIGKSESNEEEQAVAKSHFNYFIIKDISFFILKELLNRTVTLSYEDYLTQIEQEYNNKSLNEQDHAKKERYLKISFKASKSLDEFRRYEKNVQAMSDPFNMKNFKNLI